In a genomic window of Drosophila takahashii strain IR98-3 E-12201 chromosome 3L, DtakHiC1v2, whole genome shotgun sequence:
- the LOC108059291 gene encoding uncharacterized protein: MLRLLIFVGVCILGCRAQCNTCHDNGVSCISRTEFQFCTLASTEGVPVGGSYTCPTGYYCTKDLPICSTVETSVECPGCNTCSTDKRFACTGRNTFALCLGQPTPSTSIGGSCGDLICSLNNENICGDPTENTVTCSGSGPDCGSTTISNATEYCQTIKQTGRFPYGGVTSTTCHQYVNCFTVAGIFQGNVYTCPGLTYFDSTSHQCTTQTQARCSDTISCLNLNDRLLP, translated from the exons ATGCTGCGCTTACTGATCTTCGTGGGAGTGTGTATCCTGGGCTGCCGGGCACAGTGCAATACGTGCCATGATAATGGCGTGTCCTGCATTTCGCGGACTGAATTCCAATTCTGTACTCTTGCATCCACCGAAGGCGTACCCGTTGGAGGTTCCTACACCTGCCCCACTGGATACTACTGTACAAAGGACCTACCTATTTGCAGCACAGTGGAAACATCAGTTGAATGTCCAGGCTGCAATACTTGCAGCACTGATAAACGTTTTGCCTGCACCGGTAGGAATACCTTCGCCTTGTGTCTAGGACAACCGACTCCCAGTACATCGATTGGAGGAAGTTGCGGTGATTTGATATGCAGTTTgaataatgaaaacatctgTGGTGATCCCACCGAAAACACGGTGACCTGTTCCGGATCAGGTCCCGATTGTGGATCCACAACCATAAGCAATGCCACCGAATATTGTCAAACCATTAAACAAACTGGGAGATTTCCCTATGGCGGTGTTACCTCGACCACCTGCCATca ATATGTGAACTGTTTTACTGTTGCTGGCATATTTCAAGGAAACGTTTACACCTGTCCTGGACTCACTTACTTCGACAGCACCTCCCACCAATGCACCACCCAAACGCAGGCCAGGTGCTCGGATACTATATCTTGTCTGAATCTGAATGACCGATTGTTGCCGTAA